The following proteins are encoded in a genomic region of Brachypodium distachyon strain Bd21 chromosome 1, Brachypodium_distachyon_v3.0, whole genome shotgun sequence:
- the LOC112269885 gene encoding protein MIZU-KUSSEI 1-like: protein MKKNTSASNYLCLAPIFSSCIPSGKQQSGDDAAKNRLSFSFTDNRAGRKDPWQPEEHLSDSIIDPAASIITKKDGRPCTIIVGTIFGSRSGRVTFCVQRDASVPPPFLFELSVPMQSLAAEMASGLLRIALECHRSSGRSGAAGDKATGGRSRNVWKASCNGQDVGHAIRRPPTDWERGVLESMRTMTAGVGALPPVEAPEQINEGGQQDCGGAEVLYMRATYQRIVGSKDAVSYHLISPGTAGGSPPQELSLFLLRTRGN, encoded by the coding sequence CAGTCGGGCGATGATGCTGCCAAGAATCGCCTCAGTTTTTCTTTCACGGACAACCGTGCTGGCAGAAAGGATCCATGGCAGCCGGAGGAGCACCTGTCCGACAGCATCATCGACCCAGCCGCCTCGATCATAACCAAGAAGGACGGTCGGCCCTGCACCATCATTGTGGGCACCATCTTCGGGAGTCGCAGTGGCCGCGTCACCTTCTGCGTGCAACGCGATGCCTCGGTGCCACCGCCGTTCCTCTTCGAACTTTCCGTGCCGATGCAGTCCCTTGCTGCCGAAATGGCATCCGGCCTTCTCCGTATCGCGCTCGAGTGCCATCGCTCTAGCGGCAGATCGGGTGCTGCGGGCGACAAGGCTACTGGTGGCAGATCGAGGAACGTTTGGAAGGCGTCCTGCAATGGGCAGGACGTGGGACATGCAATCCGCCGGCCTCCAACGGACTGGGAGCGGGGCGTGCTGGAGAGCATGCGGACGATGACGGCTGGTGTTGGGGCGCTTCCTCCTGTAGAGGCTCCAGAACAGATCAATGAGGGAGGACAGCAAGACTGCGGCGGCGCAGAAGTGCTGTATATGAGGGCGACTTATCAGAGAATCGTGGGCTCCAAGGACGCCGTCTCGTACCATCTCATCAGCCCCGGCACCGCTGGCGGTAGCCCGCCTCAGGAGCTCAGCCTCTTCTTGCTGCGAACCAGGGGTAATTGA